From the Streptococcus oralis ATCC 35037 genome, one window contains:
- a CDS encoding Cof-type HAD-IIB family hydrolase, protein MIKLVATDMDGTFLDGEGRFDMKRLKNVLVSYKEKGIYFAVASGRGILSLKKLFADVRDEVIFIAENGSYVEFHGEDMYEATMSRDFYLSTFEALKKSPYFDERKMLLTGKKACYVLDTVDEIYLMFSRHYNENIQKVASLEDITDEIFKFTTNFTEETIEVGEAWVNENVPGVKAMTTGFESIDIVLDYVDKGVAIVELAKKLGLTMDQVMAFGDNLNDLHMMQVVGHPIAPENARPEILELAEAVIGHHKDQSVMAYMEGL, encoded by the coding sequence ATGATTAAACTTGTAGCAACCGATATGGATGGAACCTTTCTAGATGGAGAGGGTCGGTTTGATATGAAACGCCTCAAAAACGTACTTGTTTCCTACAAGGAAAAGGGGATTTATTTTGCTGTGGCTTCAGGTCGCGGTATCTTGTCCCTGAAAAAGTTGTTTGCGGATGTGCGTGATGAAGTGATTTTTATAGCTGAAAATGGGAGCTATGTTGAGTTTCATGGCGAGGATATGTATGAGGCTACTATGTCTCGGGATTTTTACTTGAGCACTTTTGAAGCTTTAAAGAAATCGCCCTATTTTGATGAAAGAAAAATGCTCTTGACTGGGAAAAAAGCTTGTTATGTATTGGATACAGTGGATGAGATCTATCTGATGTTTAGTCGTCACTACAATGAAAACATTCAAAAAGTAGCGAGTTTAGAAGATATCACGGATGAGATTTTTAAATTCACCACCAACTTCACAGAAGAAACGATAGAAGTTGGTGAGGCCTGGGTCAACGAAAATGTTCCTGGTGTGAAAGCCATGACAACTGGTTTTGAATCCATTGATATTGTCTTGGACTATGTTGATAAGGGTGTAGCTATTGTTGAGCTGGCAAAAAAACTGGGTCTGACCATGGATCAGGTTATGGCTTTTGGCGATAATCTCAATGACCTTCACATGATGCAGGTAGTGGGGCACCCCATCGCTCCTGAAAATGCGCGACCAGAAATTTTAGAATTAGCAGAAGCAGTGATTGGCCACCATAAGGACCAATCAGTGATGGCTTATATGGAGGGTTTGTAA
- a CDS encoding VIT1/CCC1 transporter family protein codes for MTEIKHEIDANFAGRLNILRAGVLGANDGIISIAGVVIGVASATSNIWIIFLSGLAAILAGAFSMAGGEYVSVSTQKDTEEAAVAREQLLLDKDIESAKQSLYAAYLQNGECETSAQLLTNKAFLKNPLKALVEEKYGIEYEEFTNPWHAAISSFIAFVLGSLPPMLSIIVFPSDFRIPATVIIVALSLLITGYTSAKLGKAPTKTAMIRNLCIGLLTMGVTFLLGQLFSI; via the coding sequence ATGACTGAAATAAAACATGAAATTGATGCAAACTTTGCAGGCCGACTCAATATCCTACGCGCGGGTGTTCTTGGTGCCAATGATGGGATTATTTCCATCGCTGGAGTCGTTATCGGTGTTGCCAGTGCGACAAGCAATATCTGGATTATCTTTTTATCAGGTTTGGCTGCTATCCTCGCTGGTGCTTTTTCTATGGCAGGTGGCGAATATGTCTCTGTATCCACTCAGAAAGACACGGAAGAAGCCGCTGTCGCTAGAGAACAATTGCTCTTGGACAAAGACATCGAATCTGCTAAACAATCCCTCTATGCTGCTTACCTTCAAAACGGTGAGTGTGAAACGTCTGCCCAACTCTTGACCAACAAGGCCTTTTTAAAAAATCCACTTAAAGCCTTGGTCGAAGAAAAGTATGGAATCGAGTACGAAGAGTTTACCAATCCTTGGCATGCTGCTATCTCTAGCTTTATCGCCTTTGTATTAGGAAGTCTTCCTCCCATGCTGTCGATCATCGTCTTTCCAAGTGACTTTCGGATTCCAGCTACTGTTATTATCGTAGCCCTCTCCCTTCTTATTACGGGCTATACTAGTGCTAAATTAGGCAAGGCTCCTACGAAAACAGCTATGATCCGCAACCTCTGTATCGGACTTCTGACCATGGGCGTAACCTTCCTCTTGGGACAACTCTTTAGCATTTAA
- a CDS encoding FtsX-like permease family protein, with the protein MFRLTNKLAVSNLIKNRKLYYPFALAVLLAVTITYLFYSLSLNPNIGKIRGGETISMTLALGMVVVTIASGIIVLYANSFVMKNRSKELGVYGMLGLEKRHLISMVFKELLIFGSLTLTAGLGLGALFDKLIFALLLKLMKMKVELVSTFQPIVFILVLIVFGAIFLGLIFINAFRIARMNALQLSREKASGEKKGRFLGLQTILGLISLGAGYYLAVTVENPLSAVLIFFVAVLLVILGTYLLFNAGITVFLQILKKNKTYYYQPNNMISVSNLIFRMKKNAVGLATIAILSTMVLVTMSAATSIFKASENFKKVMNPHDFGITGQNVEKEDIEKLLNKYASDKGLTVTKKEVLTYSNFGVANQEGTKLTIFEKGQNRVQPKTIFMVFDQKDYENMTGQKLGLSGKEVGLFAQNKELQGQKELTLNNQTYTIKEEIKKDFILEHVPNQYNILTSDYNYLVVPDLQAFLEQHPNSSIFNQYYGGMNVTANEDEQLKIADNYSKFVNNFNREINKEGSYVYGSNLADSSAQMSALFGGVFFIGIFLSIIFMVGTVLVIYYKQISEGYEDRERFIILQKVGLDQKQIKQTINKQVLTVFFLPLLFAFLHLAFAYHMLSLILKVIGVLDATMMLTVTLSICAIFLIVYVLIFMITSRSYRKIVQM; encoded by the coding sequence ATGTTCCGATTAACCAATAAGTTAGCGGTATCTAACTTGATTAAAAACCGCAAACTCTACTATCCCTTTGCCCTTGCTGTTCTCTTAGCAGTGACCATCACCTATCTTTTTTACTCATTGTCACTTAATCCTAACATTGGCAAGATTCGAGGAGGAGAAACTATCTCTATGACGCTTGCCCTCGGTATGGTAGTTGTTACCATCGCTTCTGGAATTATTGTCCTTTATGCCAATAGTTTTGTCATGAAGAACCGCTCCAAGGAGCTGGGTGTATATGGTATGCTGGGGCTTGAAAAGCGCCATTTGATCAGTATGGTTTTTAAGGAGCTTCTTATTTTTGGTTCCTTAACCTTGACAGCTGGTCTCGGCCTAGGAGCTCTCTTTGATAAGCTAATCTTTGCCCTTCTTCTGAAGCTGATGAAGATGAAGGTGGAGCTCGTTTCGACTTTCCAACCAATTGTCTTTATCCTAGTTCTTATCGTCTTTGGAGCTATCTTCCTAGGTCTAATTTTTATCAATGCCTTTCGCATCGCACGCATGAATGCCCTTCAACTCTCTCGTGAAAAAGCCAGTGGTGAGAAAAAAGGACGTTTCTTAGGCCTTCAAACCATTCTAGGTCTGATTAGTTTGGGAGCGGGTTATTATCTAGCAGTAACAGTCGAAAACCCACTTTCTGCTGTTCTGATTTTCTTCGTAGCAGTCTTGTTGGTAATTTTGGGAACTTATCTTCTCTTCAATGCAGGGATTACAGTTTTCTTACAAATCTTAAAGAAAAACAAGACTTACTATTACCAACCCAACAACATGATTTCCGTATCTAATCTCATTTTCCGTATGAAGAAAAATGCGGTTGGTTTGGCTACGATTGCCATTCTTTCAACCATGGTCTTGGTGACTATGTCTGCTGCAACAAGCATTTTTAAGGCTTCAGAAAACTTCAAGAAGGTCATGAATCCACATGATTTTGGGATTACAGGACAGAATGTTGAAAAAGAAGACATCGAAAAACTCTTGAACAAGTATGCTAGTGATAAAGGATTGACTGTCACAAAGAAAGAAGTTCTTACATACAGTAACTTTGGTGTGGCAAATCAAGAAGGTACGAAATTGACAATCTTTGAGAAAGGTCAAAATCGTGTTCAACCGAAAACTATTTTTATGGTCTTTGACCAAAAAGACTATGAGAATATGACAGGACAGAAACTTGGACTTTCAGGTAAGGAAGTTGGATTGTTTGCTCAAAACAAGGAACTTCAAGGGCAGAAAGAACTGACTCTGAATAACCAGACCTACACGATCAAAGAAGAAATCAAAAAAGATTTTATTCTTGAACATGTCCCAAATCAGTACAATATTCTAACTTCGGACTATAACTATTTGGTTGTTCCTGACTTACAAGCCTTTCTTGAACAGCATCCTAACTCTTCCATCTTTAATCAATACTATGGGGGAATGAATGTAACAGCTAATGAGGACGAGCAACTTAAAATTGCAGATAACTATTCAAAATTCGTTAACAACTTTAATAGAGAAATAAACAAAGAAGGAAGCTATGTTTACGGAAGCAATCTGGCTGATAGTAGTGCGCAGATGAGTGCTCTCTTTGGTGGAGTTTTCTTCATCGGTATCTTTCTCTCTATCATCTTTATGGTGGGAACAGTTCTTGTTATCTACTACAAACAAATCTCTGAAGGCTATGAAGATCGTGAACGCTTTATCATTTTGCAAAAAGTCGGTCTCGATCAAAAGCAAATCAAGCAAACTATCAACAAACAGGTGCTAACTGTATTCTTCCTTCCTTTGCTATTTGCCTTCCTACACCTTGCATTTGCCTATCATATGCTTAGCCTCATCCTAAAAGTCATTGGTGTGCTAGATGCGACCATGATGTTGACAGTCACTCTGTCCATCTGTGCTATATTCCTCATTGTCTATGTCTTAATCTTTATGATTACCTCAAGAAGCTATCGTAAGATTGTGCAAATGTAA
- a CDS encoding ABC transporter ATP-binding protein, which yields MTLLDVKHVQKIYKTRFQGNQVEALKDIHFTVEKGDYVAIMGESGSGKSTLLNILAMLDKPTRGQVYLNGTDTATIKNSQASSFRREKLGFVFQDFNLLDTLSVKDNILLPLVLSRKPITEMMKKLVVTAENLGINQLQEKYPYEISGGQKQRVAVARAIITEPEILLADEPTGALDSKSSAALLDVFDEINERGQTILMVTHSTAAASRAKRVLFIKDGILYNQIYRGDKTERQMFQEISDTLTVMASEVN from the coding sequence ATGACACTTTTAGATGTAAAACACGTTCAAAAAATCTACAAAACACGTTTCCAAGGCAATCAGGTAGAGGCACTCAAAGATATTCACTTTACCGTGGAAAAGGGTGACTACGTTGCCATCATGGGTGAATCTGGTTCAGGAAAGTCAACCCTGCTCAACATTCTAGCTATGCTGGATAAACCAACTCGCGGGCAGGTTTACTTAAACGGAACCGACACAGCCACTATTAAAAATTCACAGGCTTCGAGTTTCCGTCGTGAGAAGTTGGGATTTGTTTTCCAAGACTTTAATCTGCTAGATACCCTGTCTGTTAAGGACAATATCTTACTTCCTCTAGTTTTATCTCGAAAACCCATTACGGAGATGATGAAGAAATTGGTAGTGACAGCTGAAAATTTGGGCATCAACCAATTGCAAGAGAAGTATCCTTACGAGATCTCAGGGGGTCAAAAACAGCGGGTAGCAGTAGCACGCGCCATCATCACAGAACCTGAAATTCTCCTTGCTGATGAGCCAACAGGAGCCCTTGACTCCAAGTCATCTGCAGCTCTTCTAGATGTTTTTGATGAAATCAATGAGCGAGGCCAAACCATTCTCATGGTAACCCACTCAACAGCTGCAGCCAGTAGGGCCAAGCGTGTACTCTTTATCAAGGATGGCATTCTTTACAACCAAATCTACCGCGGAGACAAGACAGAGCGTCAGATGTTCCAAGAAATCTCTGATACTTTGACTGTTATGGCAAGCGAGGTGAATTAG
- a CDS encoding AAA family ATPase produces MTVSRDKLIESAKKLDRQLGNESTFLTKVNEIIIDYSDTNKVADLYKSMYLFQKENKISKISQTLKELSDNLACYLGYSYLFEILGKELGKRNNSSLDELMKELNQLVGLQKVKEEVSRLVIYQKVQSKRKESGLKVPKRTLHMAFMGNPGTGKTTVARIVGRMYYQLGLLSKGHFTEVSRTDLIAGYQGQTALKVKNVIEKAKGGVLFIDEAYSITENDNTDSYGRECLTELTKALEDSRDDLIVIVAGYTDPMNHFFESNPGLKSRFNYFINFENYSSTELLDILETLARKDDYQIEDKLKEILLNYFNDKLESNLTNFSNGRFVRNLYEDLIMNQAVRIDQSENLTSKDLTLLIKDDFSF; encoded by the coding sequence ATGACTGTATCTCGTGACAAGCTAATTGAGAGCGCCAAAAAATTGGATCGACAACTGGGTAATGAGTCGACTTTTCTCACAAAAGTGAATGAGATTATAATTGATTATTCAGACACAAATAAAGTAGCAGATTTATATAAATCTATGTATTTATTTCAAAAAGAGAATAAAATAAGCAAGATAAGTCAAACGCTAAAAGAATTGTCTGATAATTTAGCTTGTTATTTAGGTTACTCTTATCTTTTTGAAATACTAGGGAAGGAGTTAGGAAAACGTAACAACTCTTCTTTGGATGAATTGATGAAGGAATTAAATCAATTAGTTGGTTTACAAAAAGTTAAAGAGGAAGTTTCAAGGTTAGTTATATATCAAAAGGTTCAGTCCAAAAGAAAAGAGTCTGGGCTAAAAGTACCAAAGAGAACTTTACATATGGCGTTTATGGGGAATCCTGGTACTGGAAAGACGACAGTAGCTAGAATTGTAGGTCGAATGTATTATCAGTTAGGCCTTCTTTCAAAGGGGCATTTTACTGAAGTCTCTAGAACGGATTTAATTGCTGGTTACCAAGGTCAAACCGCTTTGAAAGTAAAAAATGTTATCGAAAAAGCAAAAGGTGGCGTTTTATTCATAGATGAAGCTTATAGTATTACAGAAAATGACAATACTGATTCATATGGACGAGAATGTTTAACAGAATTAACAAAGGCTCTAGAGGATTCAAGAGATGATCTAATTGTTATTGTTGCAGGATATACTGATCCAATGAATCATTTTTTTGAATCGAATCCTGGTCTAAAGTCTCGCTTTAATTATTTTATTAATTTTGAAAATTACTCTTCTACAGAATTGTTAGATATTCTAGAAACTTTAGCAAGAAAAGACGACTACCAGATTGAAGACAAGCTAAAAGAAATATTATTAAATTATTTTAATGATAAGTTAGAAAGTAATCTCACCAATTTTTCTAACGGTCGTTTCGTTCGAAATCTTTATGAAGACTTAATAATGAATCAAGCAGTTCGAATTGATCAAAGTGAAAATTTGACCTCAAAAGATTTAACTTTGTTGATAAAAGACGATTTTTCTTTTTGA